Part of the Quercus robur chromosome 5, dhQueRobu3.1, whole genome shotgun sequence genome, TTGATTAATGTATTATAAGTGACTCTGTTCTCTAAAATCCCCAACTTTCTCATTTCTGAAAACAAAGCAAAAGCCGCTTCAATCTTCCCACTGAGGCAATAGCCATTAATCAGAGTATTATAAGTTATCACATCAAATAAACCCATGCTCTGTAAAACATTTGTCAAGAGTTTTGCAACATCCATCGCTGCCTCTTTGCATAAACCATTTATAACAGAATTATATATAACCAAGTTGGGATTTTCTTCCGCCTTTATCATTCGGTCGTAAATCTGTACTGCATGCTCTACATTGCCTTCCTTGCAGTACCCATCAATCAAACTACCGTATGTAACAAGGTCAGGAATTAAACCATGAACAAACATACTGCCTAACAGTTGCTTGGCTCCTGCCATATTTTTGCTTCGGCACATATAATTTATGAGAATATTGTGAGAAAAAGCATCTTCAAGGAGGTTCTTTCCTATTACCTGGTTATTCAGTCTAAGAGCTTCAGTCACATATCCATTTCTGCAAAGCCCCTTCGTGAGGATCGAGTAGGTGAATTGATCAGGGCATATATGCTTATCAATCATGTCAGACAATAGCAAAGAAGCTCCCTCCATATCTTCTACCTTGTAAAGCCAATGGATAACTGTATTGTAAACAACAGTATTAGGAATTAAGCCCCTTTCCACCATTTCATTACACAACTTAAAAGCCTCCTCCAAACTCCCTCCTCTTGCATGCCCATCTATCAAAGTCCCATAGGTCCTTTCATTGGACTCAATACCCACCTTAGTCATTTCAATACGCACTTCTTCTGCCAATGCTATGTTCCCGATCTTACAAAACCCATTAATGATACAATTATAAGTAACTGAATTGGGCCTTACACAACCCCCTGACATCACCCCCATCTTCCTTACAAGCTTCAAGGCAAGTTCCAAATTGCCCATCTTGCAAGCTCCATCTATGATCATGTTAAAAGTAACAACATTGGGCCAAATTTCATCCTTCAACATCCGGTAAAATACTGAGATTGCTTCTAGTAATCTACATTCCTTACAAAGAGCATAAACAATCAAATTGAAAGTATTTACATTTTCACTATACCCATATGAAATCATTTCTTTATACACCTTCCGAAATCTATCAATCTCATTCAACTTCAAAAGGTGACCCAGAAAGTTATTCCAAGCGTGAATTGTAACCCAAAAACCGTCCATTCTCAACTCTTTGATCACTTCATAAGCACCATCGGTGGCCCCAAACTGAGTACAGGTCCTTACCAATGCATCAAACACCGCCGGACTTGAATCATCTCCTTCATAACTATTAATCAACCCTTCCAAAACATCGAATGGAGCCAATCCTCTTACACACATTAAGTTCCCCATATGAGCTAAGGCCTCATCGAACCTCCTCAATTTTACCAACAAATGAATTACAGCACAACAAGATTCCAACGAGTACGAAAAATTCTTCTTTCCAATCCAATTGCAGAACTCCAAAGCTAACTGTGGCGAGTTCCAAAACTCGCCAACCACACGACATACTAATGAGTCGGTGATACTCAGAGACATTTGCTCCAAAAGTTTCCATCTCCTCTGCTTTAAATTAACACAAATTGCTCTAAAAACAATGTCCTCAGTACTCGGATTTGAGAACTGCTTACCAACGTGAAAACCTCGGCATATAAAAGTACTTCTTTTCCTTAAACAAAAGCTTAAAAACATAGAATGTCTAAAACCCAGTGCATCAAATGGCCTAAAATCTGCAACAATAacaaaagtaaaggaaaaaccAAATTAGTGTAGCTGATAATCCCATATCTTTTTCTATTTGGAATTATGGGTAATCCCCAAAAGATGGGTTTGCTCAAAAACATAGGATGGTGAAACCCCAGGTCATCAAATGGCTTAGTTTCTGCAATATATAGTCAAAGTAAAGGAAAACCAAAAAAGGTATAGCTAACAAAGTTTATATCTTTTTTGATTTGGGATTATGACCCACACCCAAAAAATGGGTTGGCTTAAAAACATAGAACGGTTAAACACCAAGTCATTAAATGGCTTAATTTCTGCAATATATAGTCATAGTAAAGGTAACCCACATAAGTGCAGCTAAGAAAGTTTATATCTTTTGATCAGCTATGCTATATTCATCTTCCAATACAATGATTTCGCTAGTATCCATCATCTATAGTTCAATATTCAGAATCAAAtcagaaaaaaggaaaatattttttaaaaaaagtattccAACATTCAGGGCCCATTAAAGAATTCTCTCAATGAATTACTTACAAACACTAGAGTTGTGTTTTAGAATGTCTAAATCTAGAATCCTATATTTTTACTTGCCCTCAGttacttatatttttgaaaatcaagtCAATATGAACAAgaacaaattttgttttatagatGAATCAAAGATAAATTCAATactaaagaaaaaggaatacaATTCCTACAACCCGGCTAAATTTAGCATCACAAAAACAACACCAACACGGCCGGCCCTTCCCTTAGGCgagttaggcaattgcctaaggcccccaagtcccaaaattttagaaaagaaccaACCGGGTAGTagaaaatgaattacaaaaataatctggcacatccttttaaccaaaaaaacaaaaatttttggtaaatcctattaaacattggttctaaacaaaatcattgaccagataaactacaaatccggTCTAAGAGATTAcccacaaaacaatcacaaatcaaaaccctaaaaattttacctttctctctagtctctgctctccgcctctctctagtctccagtCTCCACTGTTCAGTCTGGTCTCATCTGCCTCAGCCTCTCTCTGattctctgctctccgcctctctcaagtctcaactgctCACCTCACCGTATCAGGTTCTGAGGTTCAGGAAGGAATcaggtataaaattataaatatttgggcttttatttgttaagaactTAAGATAACTTTGTTTATTTGGGCCCTCCCTGTCCCTGGCTggttttgtaactttgtttatCACTTATCAGTGGCTGCCTGGACCCTCCCTGGACTGGGCGTTAAGCTTGGgccttcaaggttttttttttttttttttttttttttttttagagaatgaaGCTTGCTACCATTATTCTTCAAAATTGGCTAAATCAGCCTGCACAATATGGTGAATGTCTGGTGGTATATCTTCCATCCAGACAGTTAGATTTGGCTCACTCAGATCTCTTCTTGCCAATGTGTGTGCTACATTATTCCCTTGACGGTATACATGAGAATATCTAACAAATTGAAGAGCATTTGACAAACATTTAACATCCGAGAGAATATGCCCATGTAGAGCTAGGGACAAATTTGTTATAGAtaggatttgttttgtgtttttttttttttttttttttttttgggtgggtcttattaataagTCTTGTGTTAGTGTTATGgctgtgcttaaatttttgttatgcttgtgcttaattttttttttttttaatttatgcaggttgagattactaaaaacttgttattgttcACTGAAACTAcaataatactttttatataaatcaagttctatttatcatttgctctacacttgaaagttattttttattttagtctttataaatatattgtttgattagaaatgttTACTATAAAATATGcatctggatatgaaaaacttaaaaaaagaaaaattaattgagtctaaaaaatgatcaatggataaatttgttattagtaataaacaaaatttaacacaaaatttagatgaaaatatcacaaatgagcaagaaattcaccaaaataatttagaagaaaacgatgttcaattttgcaatacaacaaatcttgataatgaatttcaaaataatttagaaaaaaatgaaaataatgatgaaaaatataatataaaaatattaaataaacattaatttaattaatatataagtataaaaagaGCCCCATTTTTAGTTCTCGCTTTAAGCCCCAAAATGTCTAAGGTCATTCCTGTTTCCTTCTCATCCTCTCTCTGCCTCAACCCACGTCACACTGTGCTCCATGGCTGGCCACCAAGCTCTCCTTCTAAACCTTCATGATCGGAGTTTTTCAAGCTCATCACCTCCAACCACGCACCACTGCCGAAAcccagccaaaatcaaatcacgaCCACCACTATGGCCAAAACCCAGCCAAAATcaacacatacataaacatacacatacacatacaaatacacataaacatacatacacatacacataaatatacatatacataaacataaacacacatacacataaacacgtacaaactcacataaacgtaaacatacacacacataaacttaaatatacacacacataaaggCTCAATTTAGCACACCAAAGTAACTAACGAAATTATTTAAGGATTGATAttagtttgcaattttttcGAGTCTATATGAGAGTTTAATTTTTCTCAGTCTGTATTTGTGTTTATgtctatgtatgtttatgtttatgtgtgtgtgtgtgtttatgtgtatgtatgtttatatttgtttgtttttgtttatatttgtttatgcgtatttatgtgtatgtatgtttatatttgtttatttgtttttgtgtatgtttgtttgtgtttgtgtccatgtatgtttatgtgtatgttgtttatatttatgtttataaatataaacatatataaacatacacacatacataaacataaatgaacataaatataaacacacatgcacacacataaacatacacatacacatacatactcatacacatacacatacacatacacatacataaacatccacacatacataaacataaatgaacataaacataaacacacatgcacatatacataaacataaacataaacatacacatacacatacatacacacactcatacacatacacatacataaacacacatacacatatacatacatttTTGGTtctcgccttaggccccaaaatgtTTAGGGCCGCCTCTGAACACCAATACCATAGTACAGGACAGCAAAACCCTCTTCTACACTACACAAACAGTGCattaataatcaaacaaaaccagCAAATCCAAAACTGACATTAATAATCAAATACAAATCTttctgggaaaaaaaattaatagaaaaaaaaaaaaaaaaaaaagtaagtattTCAAATATAAGAATTCAACCACATTAATCTACAACACTCcaaattttacaaaaactaaaaaaaaaaaaaaaaaaaatgaagggatAAAAGTTATCaatgaataaaacaaaaagaagtttAGTATTACTGGAAGAccaacctttaaaaaaaaatacagatgtCTATGTTCGTCTGTAAAAGGGTGGTAGTTTTGACCGGTGGAGCGGCGGAGCGAGGTACAAAAGGTGGCTTTGAGAGTCGGAGACTGGGTGGGCCGGCGGTGGAGGGAGAAGAGGGCTTGGGGTGACCGTTTGGAGCTGGGTTATTGGGTTACAAAGAAGTCGACGAAAGAGAGTGCAcgtattaggtttttttttttttttttttttaataggtggtATAATTAAGTACTTAAGTTAACTGGCAAAAGTCTtgtagcaatttttttatttttttgagcaACTAGCTAAAGAAAAAttctaatacaaaaaaaatggtataattTGTGTCACAATTATCCACATGAGAGAATATAggtggtgaaaaaaaaatttgtagatcTATGTGAATATAATAGACAGTCAATCACAGTCTGATACATAAGATAGTTGCAGCAAAAATTGTGCTAATTTATATGGCACTAGAACTACTTGTAATAAAACTCTTATGGGATTCACCTATTAGTAAGACAAAGGTCTCATGCGCCCGACGCATGAAATACTTTCTTAGTTAATTAGGGTTTGTTGAGTTAAGTTTAGTTAAATAATCATATGCAGTGCACATGTTATTGTTACACATGTCAATTTTATTAGAGCAGCTTATAGCTTTATACtaaaaccaattttgtaactaaattttgtcttatatatattcacacacacacacacacacacacacacacacacacacacacatatatatatatatatatacacggaCAAAagtacttttctttttgctagTTTTTGGATGACAAAATCGTTGTTTTGctttttaaaaggaaaagttTGGGCCTAAAACCCTAGTATAGTGTACACCTTGGCTCAGTTGGCTGTCTTTTGGATGTGATGACTTAGAGGATTGAGCTCATATCTACTGGGTTGGTGGGCCTGTTGGGATGGCACTTTTGCCCccaaaaaatctctctctcatggatCATGATCTTGCTCAACATACAATagacaatagtttttttttttttttggccttatAGATACCATAATATTGACCTTACCATAGTTTGTTCCATAATAATTGCTCTTtaccatcaaacaaaaacatcaatagattttttttggtataagtgataaaagattttaccaattgagtaaATTAGAACTCACGTACTAGATTAGGTTGAAAAGCTACTTGCAATTACCATCATCAGCTAACAAATGGCAAATTCATCCAAGCAGAGTTAGATACTGGCTTACTTTGTAATAATATCACCCTAACACTGCATTATGGGTGATTGAAGGCTGAAGCAAAAACGAGTGTTTTAACAAAAAGGGTATGAGTATGAAAAGGTGAAGCTTGAAAACAAATGGTCAAAGGCAAAAGTGCATCTCTAATATACCAAGACTTCACACAAGAAACTACAACCTGTAAGAACTGTTAAAAATTTCCATGATGTTATGAACAATTTTTGCCATTTCGTGAAACTACATTATGTTAGCAAAAGTGGCCCCAAAATGAGAGATCAATGGAGGATATACAAGCAAAATATCTGTACACAAACCTAACTATCAAAACAAATTGACTGATAATGATTACATCAACCAATGGATTAACATAGTAACTGCCCATGTGAAAAGCATACCCAGAGCCCTCCACCCCAACTTCCCCAAATCACTCCTGCAATTTCTCATTCCATTCACGAAAATATTCACCAAATGGAGAGAGACCTTCATCATAGTCTTGTATGCAGATGTATGAATCACCAGTCCCCTAGTTCAAGTTTTTGGGAAGATGAGGACTCCATGAAGATCAAACTTCCTCACCTTTCTACTTCCACTCTGACACCTCTTGGTTGTGAAAATTCGAGGAAATATAACCAACACTGACTAGTATTGATAGATCAACAATCAACCTAGTCTATCTCTACCATCACCACTGCTAGTatgtgtttttgggtttttaggtCTTTACTCTTTCGGGTCTACGAGAAAAGAATTGGACCCAGTTAGACCCGATTTGACAATGGATCAAACCTAGACCCGAACAGACTTTagtcaatctctctctctaaattgaCTTACTTAGCAATCACAAATTTCTCACTCTTTCTTTGAGCCCACACTTTCTCTTGTaattccctttctctctctacacACACATTCTCTCTAAAGTAGAAGTAGAAAAAACACCTACTTACTCAACAAGAAATCACAAATCACTTTCTTTGGTTGAAAATCATCGTGTCTCACTCTCAGATCCCTAGTGCCACCAAATAAGTTTAGACTCTCAAACCTTGATATGAATTGAAACCCAAAATTGAGTATtgtgaaatcaaagaaaatggtGGAAGGcgaatcaaagaaaatagagcGAGCCAAGAGAGGAACCAAAGTTGGAATGGACGAGGATCCAATAAAAGAAGGTCTCTTTGATTTCAGATTTATTGCTGGGAtgtgttttagggtttttacCTTTCTAGGACTACAAGAAAAGAATTGGACCCGGTCAGACCCGATTTGATAGCCGGTCAAACCCAAACTCGAATTTAGTTGATCTATCTCTCTCTAATAGAAAAACCGACTTACTTAGCAATCCCAAATTTGCCATTCTTTTTTTGAGCCCACACTCTCTTTCAGAATTCCCTTTATCTCTCTACACATACTCCCTAAAgtagaaattgaaaaaacacCTACTTACTCAGCAAGAAATCACAGCTCACTTTCTTTGGCTGAAAATCATCATGTGTCTGACTCTCAAATCCCTAGTGCCGCCAAATAAGTCTAGACTCTTAAACTTTGATTTGAATTGAAACCCAAAATTGAGTATTGTGAAATCAAAGGAAATGGTGGAAGGCGATTCGAAGAAAACAGAGCGAGCCAAGAGAGGAACCAATGATGGAATGGACGAGGAGCCAATAGAAGAAGGTTTCTTTGATTCGTCTTTGATTTCAGATCCACTGCTGGTatgtgtttttgggtttttaggcCTTTACTCTTTTGGGTCAGCGAGAAAAGAATTGGACCTTATTAGACCCGATTTGACAACGGGTCAGACCCAGACCCGAATAGACTTTAGTCGATCTCTCTCTAATAGAAAAATCAACTTACTCAACAATCACAAATTTCCCACTCTTTCTTTGAGCCCACACTCTCTCTTGGAATTCCCTTTCTCTCCTTACACACAGTCTCTCTAAAGTAGATATAGAAAAAACACCTACTTACTCAACAAGAAATCACAAATCActttttttggctgaaaattATCGTGTCTCACTCTCAAATCCCTGGTGCCAAATAAATCTAGACTCTCAAACTTTAatctaaattcaattttggGTTTCAATTCAGATCAAAGTTTGAGAGTCTAGACTTATTCGGCAGCACTGGGGTTTGAGAGTGAGACACGA contains:
- the LOC126727096 gene encoding pentatricopeptide repeat-containing protein At1g11710, mitochondrial; amino-acid sequence: MFLSFCLRKRSTFICRGFHVGKQFSNPSTEDIVFRAICVNLKQRRWKLLEQMSLSITDSLVCRVVGEFWNSPQLALEFCNWIGKKNFSYSLESCCAVIHLLVKLRRFDEALAHMGNLMCVRGLAPFDVLEGLINSYEGDDSSPAVFDALVRTCTQFGATDGAYEVIKELRMDGFWVTIHAWNNFLGHLLKLNEIDRFRKVYKEMISYGYSENVNTFNLIVYALCKECRLLEAISVFYRMLKDEIWPNVVTFNMIIDGACKMGNLELALKLVRKMGVMSGGCVRPNSVTYNCIINGFCKIGNIALAEEVRIEMTKVGIESNERTYGTLIDGHARGGSLEEAFKLCNEMVERGLIPNTVVYNTVIHWLYKVEDMEGASLLLSDMIDKHICPDQFTYSILTKGLCRNGYVTEALRLNNQVIGKNLLEDAFSHNILINYMCRSKNMAGAKQLLGSMFVHGLIPDLVTYGSLIDGYCKEGNVEHAVQIYDRMIKAEENPNLVIYNSVINGLCKEAAMDVAKLLTNVLQSMGLFDVITYNTLINGYCLSGKIEAAFALFSEMRKLGILENRVTYNTLINFLCKFGCFQQAKDLMKMMAHHGVVPDSISYTTLITHFSKNCTPEEVIELHDEMVLKGAIPDRPTYRAIVSPLLQEDNAET